Sequence from the Pseudomonas frederiksbergensis genome:
AAGCGCTCAAGCGCTGGGGTGACCGGATCGAGGCCTGGAGCCACGGCACACAGCCGAGCGACGCACAGTTGATCGATCCGAAAAAAAAGCCCCGGGCGCGCAAGAGCCGGGAAGTGTTCTGCTATTTCGACAACGACATCAAAGTCCGCGCGCCCTACGACGCGCGTCACCTGCTGGAGCGCTTCGACCTGGACAAGAATCTCGCCACCGCTCCCGGTGTGCGCCCGGCAGAAGGAGTGTTGCCATGAGCACGCCAGAATCGAGCGAAGCCACCCGCGAGCCGTTGCAGGATTCGGCGCAGCGGCTGCTCGATCAAGTCAATCGATTCACGGTGCTGACGGTCAATACGCACAAAGGCTTCACCGCGCTGAACCGACGTTTCATCCTGCCGGAACTGCGCGAAGCGGTGCGCAGCGTGTCGGCCGACGTGGTGTTCCTGCAAGAAGTGCATGGCGCCCATGAGCACCATCCCCAGCGCTACAGCAACTGGCCGAGCATTCCGCAATATGAATTCCTCGCCGACACCCTCTGGCCGCAGTTCGCCTACGGGCGCAACGCCGTGTACCCCGCAGGTGACCATGGCAACGCGTTGCTGTCGAAATTCCAGATCATCCGCCACGACAACCTCGACGTGTCCATCAGCGGCCATGAAAGCCGCGGCATGCTGCACAGCGTGTTGCGCCTGCCGAACGGCGATGGGGGGCGGGATGTGCATGCGATTTGCGTCCATCTGGGGCTGCGCGAAGGCCATCGTGTCGCACAGTTGAAGTTGCTTTGCCAACGCCTGGGCGAGCTGCCACCCGAGGCCCCCGTGATTGTCGCGGGGGATTTCAACGATTGGCGCGGCAAGGCCAATGACTTGCTCGCGCCCTGCGGCTTGCGCGAAGTTTTCGCCGAACAGTGGGGCAAACCGGCCCGCAGTTTTCCGGCACGCCTGCCCATCCTGCGGCTGGACCGCATCTATGTGCGCAACCTCAAGGCCCATCACGCCCAAGTCCTGAATGTACGGCCCTGGTCGCACCTTTCCGACCACGCACCGCTGTCGGTGGAGATCGAATTATGAGCGCGACGATGAACAAGGCAACGGTGGAAAAAGTCGAGGTGCCGCCGACCGAACGCAACCCGGCGCTGGCCGATATCGAATACGGCTGGCACGGCAATAACCGCGTCACGCTCCTGGAAAACGGCGAGGAATATTTCCCACGGGTTTTCGAGGCGATTCGCCGGGCCCAGGAAGAAATTCTCCTGGAGACGTTCATTCTGTTCGAGGACAAGGTCGGCTTCGAACTGCGGGACCTCTTGGTGGATGCGGCCAAGCGCGGCGTACGCATCACCGTCAACCTCGACGGGTTCGGTTGCGGCGAGCTGACCACCGACTTCCTGGCCTCGTTGAGCGATGCCGGGATACGCCTGCAGATGTTCGATCCGGCCCCGCGGCACTTGGGCATCCGCACCAACTGGTTCCGCCGCCTGCACCGCAAGATCGTGGTGGTGGATGGCGTGATCGCATTCATCGGCGGGATTAACTTTTCCGCTGACCACCTGGGCGACTTCGGCCCCGAAGCCAAGCAGGATTATTCGGTGGAAATCAAAGGCCCGGCGGTGGTGGACATCCATCACTTCGCGCTGCTGCAAACCGGGCGTCCGGCCCGGGCCAAGTATTGGTGGCAACGTCGCCGCAGCCGCCGCACCGAGCTGGCCTTCAATGACCATGACGGCCAGGTGCGCCTGGTCTATCGCGATAACCACGAGCATCAAACCGACATCGAGGAGGTCTACCTGCAAGTGCTGCGCAGCGCCCGGCGCCGGGTGGTAATTGCCAATGCCTATTTCTTCCCCGGTTATCGGTTGTTGCGCGAGATCCGTAATGCCGCGCGACGTGGTGTGGAGGTGCGGCTGATCCTGCAAGGGCAACCGGACATGATGATCGCCAAGCTCGCGGCACGGATGCTCTACAACTATCTGCTCAAGGCCGGCGTGACGATCTATGAATATTGCGAGCGACCGCTGCACGGCAAGGTCGCCCTGGTGGATGAGGACTGGAGCACCGTCGGTTCGAGCAACCTCGACCCGTTGAGCCTGTCGCTGAACCTGGAAGCCAACGTGCTGATCCGCGACCGCGGGTTTAACCGCGAACTGTTCGAGCGCCTCGATCACTTGAGCCGCAATCACTGCACTGTCATGCCGGAGAACCATGCCCCGCGTGGGCTGCTCTGGCGCATGACCATCGGTTTCATGGTGTTCCACTTCCTGCGTCATTTTCCGGCTTGGGCCGGATGGCTGCCGGCCCATAAACCGCGTCTGAAACCTTTTTCACCGCCGACGGCGGTCCGGAGCGAACCCCATGAACCACTCTGAAGCGCACACCGCGCCGAGAGACGCCCATGCGCCGGAACAGACCAAGCCAAAATCGCGCTGGAGTCGCTGGAAACGCCCGCTGACCCTGGCCTTTTTCCTGCTGCTTATCGTGCTGTTCACCGCGTTGGCGCGGCGCATCGACTGGTCCGAAGTCTTTACGACGCTGGCGGATTTCAAGCTGCGCACGCTGGTCATCGCGGCCGCGCTGACCATCACCAGTTTTATTACCTACGCCTGCTTCGACCTGATCGGCCGTACGTACATCCGACAGAAACTGGGTTGGCGGCAGATCTTGCCGGTGGGGGTGATCAGCTATGCCTTCAATCTCAACCTCAGCGCCTGGGTCGGTGGCATCGCCATGCGCTATAGGCTGTATTCGCGGCTGGGGGTGAGCACAGGCAATATCGCCAAGATCCTTGGCCTAAGCCTCGCCACCAACTGGTTCGGTTATATGACGTTGGCCGGCGTGGTTTTCAGCAGCGGCCTGGTGACCATGCCGCCGGGTTGGAAGCTGAGCAGCAATGCCCTGCAAGGCGTGGGCGTGCTGTTGTTGCTGGCAAGCGCCAGCTACCTGCTGGCCTGCCGCTTCTCCAGGCGCCGGGCCTGGACGGTTCGCGGGATGGAAATCAACCTGCCTTCCCTGCGCATGGCCGTGCTGCAACTGGCACTGGGTGCGTTGAATTGGTCGTTGATGGCGGCGGTGATCTTTACGTTGCTGCCGAGCAAGCTCGAATACCCGGTGGTGCTCGGGGTCCTGTTGATCAGCAGCATCGCCGGGGTCATCACGCACATTCCTGCCGGGCTCGGGGTGCTGGAGGCGGTGTTCGTCGCGCTGTTGCAGCATGAGGTATCGCGAGGCAGCCTGATCGCGGGATTGATTGCCTACCGGGCGATCTATTTCATCTTGCCGTTGTTGATCACGGTGGTGATGTACCTGGTGATCGAGGCGAAGGCAAAGGCGCTGCGGGTCAAGCCTGGAGTCAAGTGATGTAGCGCCTGGCCTGGGCTGGGAGCGGGCTTGCTCCGCCAGCGATCCGCCGAAGAGGCCCGCCTGGACGCCACATGTCTACCGCTCCTGAATGATGCTCAACCGTTCGCCCACCACCATTTCCGTGATCCAGCTCACCAGGATCGAGGTGTAGGCCTGTTGTGACACGGGGTCGCTCAGGGAATGGTCGGCGCCGTCGATGATCCGGTGGGTCAGCGAATGAGTCTGCTGGCAGGCGGCGCGGTAGCTCATGATGGTGGCATGGGGCACATGGTCGTCGGTTTCGGACTCCACCAGCAGCACATCGCCGGTGAACTGCGAGCACGCGTGCAAGGCGCGGTTGGTATTGGCGTGGACCAGGGTGCTGCGATAATCCAGCAGATCGGTTTTATCCAGATCGCGCTTGGGCGTGTGCCATTGCTCGTCGCGGTACAGCGCCGGCACCCGCAGGGCCAGCCAGCGCACCGGTCGCAACGAGGTCAGGATCGAGGCCAGATATCCACCGTAGCTGGTGCCGACCACGGCAATCGCCGAGGTGTCGAGGGCCGGGTGGGCGAGCAACCGGTCGTAGGCCGCCAGCAGGTCGCGCAGGTTGTCCTCGCGGGTGACCCGTGACAGGGGAATTCCTGCGCCCCCGGTGTGCCCGCGCAAATCGAAGGTCAGGCACACGCAGCCCAGGCCGGCAATGCCCTTGGCCCGTTCAAGATCACGCTCCTGGCTGCCGCCCCAACCGTGGACAAACAACACGCCGGGAACCTTCGACTTGGGGCTGAGGAAGGTCCCGTTCATATGCTCATCATCAATCGCAATCTGGATTGTTTCACTTCTAGCCGTCATAGGATTGGACCGTTACGTATTTGAGTAGGAAATCACCATTCTCCGCCGCGCCGCGATAAACCTCCGTGGCGCCCGGCGGCAGCGGTTGGTCGGTGTAAGTCTCGATCGAGGACACCCGAACCGCGCGGATCGAGGGGTCCTCGACAAACACCTGCAATGCGGCAAGCTCCGCGCTGCTGGCGCCGCCCATTCGCCAGGATTGCTCCAGCACGCCGCCGCGAGGCTGGCCACCGGTGTCCGTCCCTTGGGCGATGTCATAGTTGCGCCGCGACGCAAAGAACGATGGGAAAGCCTGGTTGGCGGCATCATCGAATACCTGCGCCAGCCGCACCGCTTCGCGCACATCGTCCGGCAATTCCAGGCCGAGAAGCTCGATGTAGCCACCTTGCGCCACCAACAGGTCAGAACCGCCGTAGACTTCTTCCCCTTCGTTGTCGCGGGTCAGGTGCTGTACGCCGCAGTAGCTCAAGACCTTGCCGTTGATGAAGCTTTGGCCGACGCTCTGGGTCTTGACCTCACTGAGATTCTGTTCCAGCACGATGCCCTCGCTGAACAATGCCTGGGCGTCTGGAGCCGCGACGATTTCATCGAATTGCGCGACGCTCCGGATGACCCGCTGGCCACGTCCGGCGCAAGCATGGATGGGCTTGAAGCGGATCGGCCCGGCGTACAGCAAATGCTCGGCGGCCTGGCGCGCATCCTTGAGCGAAAACACGCTGACGCCGTCGAGCACGACGCCCCGGGTCAGCTTGGCGAACAGCGGTGACCAGCCCTTCGGCGCGACTGCGTCCTTGTTCAACAGACCATGGGCAATCGCCTTGGTGCAGATGAAATCGTGGTCGACGTAACCGCCCCACAGGTCATCCGGTCCCTTGACGCCCAGGCGCAACGCAGCCTCCGGCCCGATCAGGGTTTGTGTGGGCAGCAGGTACAAATCTCGCCCGGCGTGTTTGTGGCTGTCATAGCTGCCGCCGTATTCCAGGCCAAGGATGTTCGCCAACCAGCGCGCCAGTGCCCGGTTGGTCTCGACTTCATGCAGCGGTGCCTGGGGATTGACCGAGTGGGCCACTACACATTTGTCACGAGGGATCTGGGTCATGCGTTGTCCTTTCAACTGCGCTCAATAACCGTAGCTATAAGGATTGCAGAGATCAGGCCAACGGCTCGGTGGGGGACGAACGGTCGAGGAAACGGGGGGATGAGCGGATGATGTGGCACCGGGCCTGTTTCATTCTGCACGACTGCCAGCAGCTGCCCGGCAAATTGCACGACGCCAGCTCCGGTTTTTCCCGTGTTTCAGCTTCTGCCGGCGTTTTGAGGGCTTACGCCAAACCTGGCCCGATAGTCACTCGGCGCCAGCCCGGTGATTTTCTTGAAAGTCGCTCGAAAGGCCGACGGATCCTGGTAACCGACGGTCCAGGCGATGTGATCGATGGTGCCATTGGTGAACTCCAGCATTTCCCGGGCCTTGCCAACCCGCAGGTGCTGGCAGTATTCGGTGGGCTTGAGGCCGGTGGCCGCACGAAACCGGCGAAGGAAGGTGCGCTCCTCCAGCCCTGCCTGTTCGGCCATTGCGCCAAGGGAAACATCCACCGCGCCGCTGCGTTGCAACCAGTGCTGTACCTTCAGGATCGCACCATCGCCATGCCCGAGGATCGGCGCAAAATTACTGCCGCACTGGCTCGCGCTGTCGCTGTGTTCGATCACCAGAAATTGCGCGGTGCGCGTGGCGATGCTGGGCCCGAGCAAGCGGTCCACGAGCCGCAGCCCGAGCTCCGACCAGGCCATGAGCCCGGCGGTGGTGATCAGGTCGCCGTCATCGACCATGGGTTTGTCGGCGTCGAGCTTGATCTTCGGATAGCGCGCCGCAAAGGTCTTGGCCGAGGTCCAGTGGGTCGTCGCGCTGCGCCCGTCCAGCAAACCGCTTTCGGCCAGCAGGATCGAGCCGACGCAAACCCCGCCCAGAACCGTGCCGCTGGCGTGCTGCGCCCGGAGCCAATCCATCAGCGGCGGCGTGGCAACGTTTTCATTGAAGCCTGCAATCGATGGAGGGATCAGCAACGCGACCAAGGGCAGGTCCGGACCGGCATCACTGGCAAACACCCGCGACGGCAATTCACCGCCCGCCGTCTGCCAGTGGCTCACGCGCAGCCGCCGCAGTTGCGCACTGGCGTGCTCCGCCGCGATGCCATCCGCCACGGCGAACAGATCGGTCAAACCGTGCACCGCGGCCATTTGCGCGCCGGGGTAGATCAGCACGCCGAGTTCGACGAACGCCCTTTCCTGCGCCATTGTCAGTTTTCCCTCGCTTATTGTCGTTGCGGCCAATTCTCGACCCGGCGGTGAACGCCAATACTGGCGCCCTACCCAACCTGATCGAGGAAGTCCTCATGTCCAAGCAAGCGCTCATCGTAGTCGATATCCAGAACGACTACTTCCCCCAGGGAAAATGGCCACTGGTCGGTGCCGACACCGCCGCCGATAACGCCGCCCGGTTGATCGCAGCCTTTCGCCAGGCCGGCGACAGCGTGGTGCACATCCGCCACGAATTCACATCCGACGACGCGCCTTTCTTCACCCCAGGCTCCAAAGGCGCACAGTTGCACCCCAAGGTACTCAACCACGCCGATGAGCCAGTGGTGCTCAAGCACTTCGTCAATTCATTTCGCGAAACCGAACTGCAAGCGATCCTCCAACAGCACGGCATCGAGCGGTTGGTTGTCGTCGGTAGCATGAGCCACATGTGCATCGACGGCATTGCCCGCGCTGCGGCGGACATGGGCTACGAAGTCACGGTGGTGCACGACGCCTGTGCCAGCCGCGACCTGGAATTCAACGGCCTCGTCGTCCCTGCTGCCCATGTCCACGCTGCGTTCATGTCGGCGCTGGGGTTTGCCTATGCGAATGTGGTGAGTACCGAGCAGTTGCTGGCTGTCGGTAGGCCTTAACCACCAAGCAGGAAAAAACCGCGCCTCGGGGACCGAAGCGCGGTTTTTTTCATAGGACCTGCCGTGGTTTTAATGGGTGAGCACTGATTACTTCTTTACTGCGCTCAGCTTCGCTAACTGCTCTTTCAGCACGGAAGCGACCATTGCGAGATCTTTTAGCGCTTTAGCTTCTCTTTGAGCTGCCGCTGCGCCTGCTGATGGGCCATCGGTTCTGGAAGGATCATGAATAATCAAATGCCCGGTAGTGGATTCGACGATGCATTGTAGATCCCAAGTAAAAGACGGCTTTTCGGTTGCATATTCCCTGATGGCCTCCAAATCAGAGACCGTAACGGCCAATTTGGTGGAATCTGTGAAGACTCCTTTTTTCTTCAAGGCCGATACCAGCGTGGACTTTGCCAAGGTCAATTGCTGCATGGTGCTGACCCCACTCAATATCCTTGCGCCTTCTGCCCCCTCCACTTTTTTTGAGAAGAACGCTTTTCTCCCATCATGCTCAAAGACCTCCGAGACCGTCAGCGACCGCACCCCTGACGCTGGTAGATCTTTCATCAATCTTGCCTGACGGGCTACCTCCTGATCCTTGCTGCTGTCTTTTGCAACCGCCATGAAAATATCGGGGTGAGCGTCCAACTGAAATACTCGTTTCTGTCCGCCCACCGCAACCTGCGACAACGTCCCGCCGTTCCTCAACGCTTCAAAGGCCTTGCCGAAAACCGGTACAGCCTCATGATCAGGCGTCAAAGGGGATTTCGCCTGCTGCCGTTCGAGGAGATGGATCGCCAACGCCTCTATCGAGGTGAAACTCTCTTCTTTCGGCTGACGCACGTACTCGCTAAACAGGCCGAGCGCCACCACCAAATGTGCCTGCTCCAGCATGCCCTTCGACTGCAGAGCCTCAGTCAATTGCTGTGCCAGCGCAGCTTCTTCGTAGTCGCCCGGGTCAATGCTGGAGGAGGCCTTTGGCTCGTCGTCAGGTTTGGCAACTCGACGCCCACCGATGAGTAATGTCATACCGTACTCCTTCCCTGAAGTGATGGCTCCTGCACCTCGGAACTCATGAAGGCTCAACGGACGTAAGGGCTCGCCTGGCGAGAGTTCCGCACAACGGTCTCAAGTGCAGTTTCAAGCGAAGTGATGCACAGCCCAGACGAGTGAAATGTCAACGAAGGCTGGAAACGACAATGATAGGCCTTCACCCGGTTCCTTGCCCGGAACGACGCGCTCATTCCAACTACGAATGGTAAAGACTCAGAACCGGCTAATTTTCCGAAAAACCTGAAAGCAAAAAAAAGCGAAGCCAAATCAATGGCTTCGCTTCTCATATTTATCGTTCTGAAAAAGCTGCAGATCAGAACGGAATATCGTCATCAAAGCTGTCGAAATCCGGAGCCGGCTGCGGCGCGGCCTGTTGCGGAGCCGGGCGTTCGCGCTGTGGCTGTGGCGCCGACTGCGGACGAGGGGCTTGCTGACGCGGAGCCGACTGCTGGTAGTTGTTGCCACCTTGCTGCTGGTCGCCTTGCGGACGGCCGCCGAGCAATTGCATGGTGCCTTGCATGTCGACCACGATTTCGGTGGTGTAGCGCTTGATGCCGTCTTTTTCCCACTCGCGAGTCTGCAGCTTGCCTTCGATGTAGACCTGCGAACCCTTGCGCAGGTATTCGCCGGCAATCTCGGCCACTTTGCCGAACATCGACACGCGGTGCCATTCGGTCTTCTCGACCTTCTGGCCGGTTTGCTTGTCGGTCCATTGTTCGCTGGTCGCCAGGCTCAGGTTGGTCACGGCGTTGCCGTTAGGCAGGTAGCGAACTTCTGGATCCTGGCCGCAAGTACCGACCAATATGACTTTGTTAACCCCACGGGCCATAACGTTCTCCTAGGCTTCGCACGCTGCCGGGGCCGGGTTGTTCACCAGGCGCTCAAGCGTCGCACGATCCAATAATTCGGTGTCCAGTTTGATATACACGGCCGCCTCGTCGGCGACCACCACTGCATCGGTTACTCCAACGACGGCCCTGAGGCGCTCGGCCAGGCCTGCTTCGCGGATGGCTTCGGGCGACAACGGCAAGCGCAGGCTCGTCACATACGGAGGTTCGCGCATGGTAACAGCAAAGGCCAACCAAAGTGCAGCCAGCGCGGCACATCCCAGGAACACAACCGACAAACCGCCGTGCTGGAACAACCAGCCGCCGAGGATGCCGCCCAGTGCCGAACCCAGGAATTGGCTGGTGGAATAAACCCCCATCGCCGTGCCCTTGCCGCCCGCCGGTGAAACCTTGCTGATCAACGACGGCAGCGATGCCTCCAGCAGGTTGAACGCGGTGAAGAACACCACAGTGCCGATCACCAAGGCCCGTAGGCTGTCGCCGAACTGCCAGAAGAATAGCTCAGTGAGCATGAGCGTCACGACGGCGCCGAGTAAAACTCGTTTCATTTTGCGTCGCTTTTCACCATAGATGATGAACGGGATCATCGCGAAGAACGAAATGACCAGTGCCGTCAGGTACACCCACCAATGCTGCTCCTTGGGCAGGCCGGCCTTTTTCACAAGTGCCAGTGGCAGGGCCACGAAGCTGGACATCAGCATGGCATGGAGCACGAAGATGCCCAGGTCCAGGCGCAGCAGGTCAGGATGCTTGAGGGTCGGCACCAACGCCTGGCGGGCCACACCGGATTCGCGGTGCTGCAAAGGCCCCGTGGAGCGCGGCACGATGACCGCAACGATCAGGATACCGACCAATGCCATGGCACCGGTTGCCAGGAACAGGCCTGACAAGCCAAAGGCTCGCGTCAACAACGGTCCTACGACCATGGCGACGGCGAACGACAGACCAATCGTCATGCCGATCATCGCCATGGCTTTTGTCCGGTGCTGTTCGCGGGTCAAGTCTGACAGCAGGGCCATGACGGCGGCGGAAATCGCACCCGCCCCTTGCAGGATCCGGCCGGCAATCACGCCCCAGATCGAGTCCGCATTCGCCGCGAGCACGCTGCCGAGGGCGAAGACGATGAGGCCAAGATAAATGACCGGACGGCGACCGATACGGTCGGAAATAATGCCAAAGGGAATCTGGAAAATGGCCTGGGTCAGGCCGTAGGCGCCGATCGCCAACCCGATGAGGGCCGGGGTCGCGCCCGCCAGGTCCATGCCATAGGTCGCCAGTACCGGCAACACCATGAACATGCCCAGCATGCGAAAGGCGAACACCAGGGCCAGGCCGCTTGCCGCGCGGGTCTCGCCGCTACTCATGCGTTCGCTGTGGGGATCGTGCATGGAAAAACCTCGTGTGAACCGGCGGGGATTCTACCAGTCCCATCGATTGAGGGGGTATATGGCGACCGTTTGCCGCGCAGTCTTCATGCATGACACTTGATAGTGTGTATCCATCCAGTATTTACCCGTATACTCCTACGTTTTCGACGCCCGCCGAGCGAGGCCATTTTGGACAAGATCCTGATTCGTGGGGCCCGTACCCACAACCTGAAGAACATCGACCTGACCCTGCCCCGGGACAAGCTGATCGTCATCACCGGCCTGTCCGGATCCGGTAAATCATCCCTGGCCTTCGACACCCTGTACGCCGAAGGCCAGCGCCGCTATGTCGAATCGCTGTCGGCCTACGCCCGGCAGTTCCTGTCGATGATGGAAAAACCCGATGTCGACACCATCGAAGGCCTGTCGCCGGCGATCTCCATCGAGCAGAAATCGACTTCCCACAACCCCAGGTCGACGGTCGGCACCATTACCGAGATCTACGACTACCTTCGCCTGCTATATGCGCGGGTCGGTATTCCTCGCTGCCCGGACCACGACATTCCGTTGGAAGCCCAGACCGTCAGCCAGATGGTCGACCTGGTGCTGGCCCAGCCCGAAGGCAGCAAGCTGATGCTCCTGGCGCCGGTCATCCGCGAGCGCAAGGGCGAGCACTTGATGGTCTTCGAAGAGTTGCGCGCCCAAGGCTTCGTACGTGCGCGGGTCAACGGCAAGCTGTGCGAGCTGGACGAACTGCCGAAGCTGGATAAACAGAAGAAGCACTCGATCGATGTGGTGGTGGACCGCTTCAAGGTCCGCGCCGACTTGCAACAGCGCCTGGCCGAATCGTTCGAGACAGCCCTGAAGCTGGCCGACGGCATCGCCCTGGTTGCGCCGATGGACGACGAACCGGGTGAAGAGATGATTTTCTCCGCGCGCTTCGCCTGTCCGATCTGTGGCCATGCCATCAGCGAGCTGGAGCCCAAGCTGTTCTCCTTCAACAACCCGGCCGGCGCGTGCCCGACCTGTGATGGCTTGGGGGTCAAGCAGTTCTTCGACACCAAGCGCCTGGTCAATGGCGAACTGACCTTGGCCGAAGGCGCAATTCGAGGCTGGGACAGGCGTAACGTCTACTATTTCCAGATGCTCGGTTCGCTGGCGGCCCACTATAAGTTCAGCCTGGACAAGCCCTTCAACGAGCTGCCCGCCGAACAGCAGAAGTTCATCCTGCACGGCAGCGGCTCGCAGAACGTCGACTTCAAATACCTGAACGACCGGGGCGATATCGTCAAGCGCTCCCACCCGTTCGAAGGCATCGTGCCCAACCTGGAGCGGCGTTACCGCGAGACCGAGTCAGCCAGCGTGCGCGAAGAACTCGCCAAGTTCCTCAGCACCCAGCCCTGCCCGGATTGCCGTGGCACCCGCTTGCGCCGTGAGGCGCGGCACGTGTGGGTCGGCGAGAAAACCCTGCCGGCGGTAACCAGCCTGCCGATCGGCGACGCCACCGATTACTTCGAGGGAATCAAACTGACGGGGCGCCGGGGCGAAATCGCCGACAAGATCCTCAAGGAGATTCGCGAGCGCTTGCAGTTCCTGGTGAACGTTGGGCTGGACTACCTGACACTCGACCGCAGCGCGGACACCCTGTCCGGCGGCGAAGCCCAGCGTATTCGTCTCGCCAGCCAGATTGGCGCCGGCCTGGTGGGCGTCATGTACATCCTCGATGAGCCGTCCATTGGCCTTCATCAACGGGACAATGACCGGCTGCTCGGAACGCTGAAACACCTGCGGGATATCGGCAACACGGTCATCGTGGTCGAGCACGATGAAGACGCGATCCGCCTGGCCGACTATGTAGTGGACATCGGTCCTGGCGCTGGCGTGCATGGGGGCCATATCGTCGCCCAGGGAACAGCGGCCGAGGTCATGGCGCATCCTGACTCGCTGACAGGCAAATACCTGTCGGGCCGGGTGAAGATCAAGGTCCCGGCCAAGCGTACGCCGCGCAACAAAAAGTTGTCGCTGACCCTCAAGGGCGCCCGCGGCAACAACCTGCGCAACGTCGACCTGGAGATCCCGATCGGCCTGCTGACCTGCGTTACCGGTGTGTCCGGCTCCGGCAAGTCGACACTGATCAACAACACGCTGTTCCCCCTCAGCGCCACGGCCCTGAACGGCGCCACGACCTTGGAAGCTGCCGCTCATGACAGCATCAAGGGCCTGGAGCACCTGGACAAAGTCGTCGACATCGACCAGAGCCCGATTGGCCGCACGCCGCGCTCCAACCCGGCGACTTATACCGGGCTGTTCACCCCGATCCGAGAACTGTTCGCCGGCGTGCCGGAGTCCCGTTCACGGGGCTACGGCCCAGGGCGTTTCTCGTTCAACGTCAAGGGTGGGCGCTGCGAGGCCTGCCAGGGCGATGGCTTGATCAAGGTGGAAATGCACTTCCTGCCTGACATCTACGTGCCATGCGACGTGTGCAAGAGCAAGCGCTACAACCGCGAGACGCTGGAGATCAAGTACAAGGGCAAGAACATCCACGAAACCCTGGAGATGACCATCGAAGAGGCCCGGGTGTTCTTCGACGCGGTACCGGCGCTGGCACGTAAACTCCAGACATTGATGGACGTTGGCCTTTCGTACATCAAGCTCGGGCAGTCGGCGACGACCTTGTCCGGTGGCGAGGCGCAGCGGGTCAAGCTATCCCGCGAGCTGTCCAAGCGCGATACCGGCAAGACCCTGTATATCCTCGACGAGCCGACCACCGGTCTGCACTTCGCCGATATCCAGCAACTGCTCGATGTGCTGCATCGTCTGCGCGATCACGGCAACACCGTAGTGGTTATTGAGCACAACCTGGACGTGATCAAGACCGCTGACTGGCTGGTGGACCTGGGCCCGGAGGGCGGTTCCAAGGGTGGCCAGATCATTGCCGTGGGGACGCCGGAACAAGTGGCCGAG
This genomic interval carries:
- a CDS encoding endonuclease/exonuclease/phosphatase family protein; the encoded protein is MSTPESSEATREPLQDSAQRLLDQVNRFTVLTVNTHKGFTALNRRFILPELREAVRSVSADVVFLQEVHGAHEHHPQRYSNWPSIPQYEFLADTLWPQFAYGRNAVYPAGDHGNALLSKFQIIRHDNLDVSISGHESRGMLHSVLRLPNGDGGRDVHAICVHLGLREGHRVAQLKLLCQRLGELPPEAPVIVAGDFNDWRGKANDLLAPCGLREVFAEQWGKPARSFPARLPILRLDRIYVRNLKAHHAQVLNVRPWSHLSDHAPLSVEIEL
- the clsB gene encoding cardiolipin synthase ClsB encodes the protein MSATMNKATVEKVEVPPTERNPALADIEYGWHGNNRVTLLENGEEYFPRVFEAIRRAQEEILLETFILFEDKVGFELRDLLVDAAKRGVRITVNLDGFGCGELTTDFLASLSDAGIRLQMFDPAPRHLGIRTNWFRRLHRKIVVVDGVIAFIGGINFSADHLGDFGPEAKQDYSVEIKGPAVVDIHHFALLQTGRPARAKYWWQRRRSRRTELAFNDHDGQVRLVYRDNHEHQTDIEEVYLQVLRSARRRVVIANAYFFPGYRLLREIRNAARRGVEVRLILQGQPDMMIAKLAARMLYNYLLKAGVTIYEYCERPLHGKVALVDEDWSTVGSSNLDPLSLSLNLEANVLIRDRGFNRELFERLDHLSRNHCTVMPENHAPRGLLWRMTIGFMVFHFLRHFPAWAGWLPAHKPRLKPFSPPTAVRSEPHEPL
- a CDS encoding lysylphosphatidylglycerol synthase domain-containing protein, with product MNHSEAHTAPRDAHAPEQTKPKSRWSRWKRPLTLAFFLLLIVLFTALARRIDWSEVFTTLADFKLRTLVIAAALTITSFITYACFDLIGRTYIRQKLGWRQILPVGVISYAFNLNLSAWVGGIAMRYRLYSRLGVSTGNIAKILGLSLATNWFGYMTLAGVVFSSGLVTMPPGWKLSSNALQGVGVLLLLASASYLLACRFSRRRAWTVRGMEINLPSLRMAVLQLALGALNWSLMAAVIFTLLPSKLEYPVVLGVLLISSIAGVITHIPAGLGVLEAVFVALLQHEVSRGSLIAGLIAYRAIYFILPLLITVVMYLVIEAKAKALRVKPGVK
- a CDS encoding alpha/beta hydrolase family protein; this encodes MTARSETIQIAIDDEHMNGTFLSPKSKVPGVLFVHGWGGSQERDLERAKGIAGLGCVCLTFDLRGHTGGAGIPLSRVTREDNLRDLLAAYDRLLAHPALDTSAIAVVGTSYGGYLASILTSLRPVRWLALRVPALYRDEQWHTPKRDLDKTDLLDYRSTLVHANTNRALHACSQFTGDVLLVESETDDHVPHATIMSYRAACQQTHSLTHRIIDGADHSLSDPVSQQAYTSILVSWITEMVVGERLSIIQER
- a CDS encoding DUF3182 family protein is translated as MTQIPRDKCVVAHSVNPQAPLHEVETNRALARWLANILGLEYGGSYDSHKHAGRDLYLLPTQTLIGPEAALRLGVKGPDDLWGGYVDHDFICTKAIAHGLLNKDAVAPKGWSPLFAKLTRGVVLDGVSVFSLKDARQAAEHLLYAGPIRFKPIHACAGRGQRVIRSVAQFDEIVAAPDAQALFSEGIVLEQNLSEVKTQSVGQSFINGKVLSYCGVQHLTRDNEGEEVYGGSDLLVAQGGYIELLGLELPDDVREAVRLAQVFDDAANQAFPSFFASRRNYDIAQGTDTGGQPRGGVLEQSWRMGGASSAELAALQVFVEDPSIRAVRVSSIETYTDQPLPPGATEVYRGAAENGDFLLKYVTVQSYDG
- a CDS encoding GlxA family transcriptional regulator, with protein sequence MAQERAFVELGVLIYPGAQMAAVHGLTDLFAVADGIAAEHASAQLRRLRVSHWQTAGGELPSRVFASDAGPDLPLVALLIPPSIAGFNENVATPPLMDWLRAQHASGTVLGGVCVGSILLAESGLLDGRSATTHWTSAKTFAARYPKIKLDADKPMVDDGDLITTAGLMAWSELGLRLVDRLLGPSIATRTAQFLVIEHSDSASQCGSNFAPILGHGDGAILKVQHWLQRSGAVDVSLGAMAEQAGLEERTFLRRFRAATGLKPTEYCQHLRVGKAREMLEFTNGTIDHIAWTVGYQDPSAFRATFKKITGLAPSDYRARFGVSPQNAGRS
- a CDS encoding cysteine hydrolase family protein, yielding MSKQALIVVDIQNDYFPQGKWPLVGADTAADNAARLIAAFRQAGDSVVHIRHEFTSDDAPFFTPGSKGAQLHPKVLNHADEPVVLKHFVNSFRETELQAILQQHGIERLVVVGSMSHMCIDGIARAAADMGYEVTVVHDACASRDLEFNGLVVPAAHVHAAFMSALGFAYANVVSTEQLLAVGRP